The proteins below come from a single Fusarium verticillioides 7600 chromosome 3, whole genome shotgun sequence genomic window:
- a CDS encoding glycerol 3-phosphatase 1 codes for MGSIPDYSLPPQELEFDGFLFDMDGTIIDSTEAVVKHWETIGNEIGVAPEVILETSHGRRSIDILKILAPEKANWDYVCDMEGRLPKYHGHEAVEIPGARSMLEALIAISSPWAIVTSGTVPLVTGWLRARDLPTPPSDHLVTAESVENGKPDPACYRLGRERLGLQAEDAQVLVLEDSPAGIRAGKAAGCKVLGLVTSHTVEQVIAAEPDWVVRDLSSVKVLRSEGGKVTIEISNALRT; via the exons ATGGGGTCAATTCCGGACTATAGCCTGCCCCCGCAGGAGCTCGAATTTGACGGGTTTCTCTTCGATATGGACGGGACTATCATCGACTCAACGGAAGCAGTAGTGAAGCACTGGGAGAC AATTGGGAATGAGATAGGCGTTGCCCCCGAAGTTATCCTCGAGACGTCTCATGGACGACGAAGCATCGACATCCTAAAGATTCTCGCACCTGAAAAGGCGAACTGGGATT ATGTATGTGACATGGAAGGACGTCTACCCAAGTACCACGGCCATGAGGCTGTCGAGATACCTGGCGCCCGTTCCATGTTAGAAGCACTCATCGCCATATCTAGCCCATGGGCGATCGTCACCTCAGGCACCGTCCCGCTCGTCACCGGATGGCTACGTGCTCGAGACCTGCCCACACCGCCGTCGGATCACCTCGTCACGGCAGAATCCGTCGAGAATGGTAAACCCGACCCCGCCTGCTATCGCCTCGGCCGTGAGCGTCTCGGTCTGCAGGCGGAGGACGCCCAGGTCCTCGTCCTTGAGGACAGCCCAGCAGGGATCCGCGCAGGGAAAGCAGCAGGCTGCAAAGTTCTCGGCCTGGTGACTAGCCATACCGTTGAGCAGGTCATCGCTGCAGAACCAGACTGGGTCGTTCGAGACCTCTCTTCAGTCAAGGTGCTTCGGAGCGAGGGCGGAAAGGTGACTATCGAGATTTCCAATGCGCTCCGAACATAA